A part of Paenibacillus sp. 481 genomic DNA contains:
- a CDS encoding adenine phosphoribosyltransferase: MDFKQYIRVVPDFPQPGIRFKDITTLLKDPVAYQASIDAMKELIKDKQIDIVAGPEARGFVVGAPLALSIGAGFAPIRKSGKLPGDTIEAAYDLEYGKDRLAMHKDAIQPGQKVLIADDLLATGGTIATSIDLIRQLGGEVVGAVFLIELSYLNGREKLDGIDTFSLVTY; this comes from the coding sequence ATGGATTTTAAACAATATATTCGCGTCGTTCCTGATTTCCCGCAACCGGGAATCCGTTTTAAAGATATTACGACATTACTGAAAGATCCAGTTGCTTATCAAGCTTCCATTGATGCAATGAAGGAACTTATCAAAGACAAGCAAATCGACATCGTGGCGGGTCCAGAAGCACGTGGATTCGTTGTAGGTGCTCCTTTGGCATTGTCAATCGGCGCAGGCTTTGCTCCTATTCGTAAGAGCGGAAAGCTTCCTGGTGACACAATCGAGGCAGCTTATGACTTGGAATACGGTAAAGACCGTCTGGCTATGCATAAAGATGCGATTCAACCAGGGCAAAAAGTATTGATCGCTGACGATTTGTTAGCAACAGGTGGCACGATTGCTACTTCGATCGATTTGATTCGCCAATTGGGCGGTGAAGTTGTCGGCGCTGTATTCTTGATCGAGCTTAGCTACTTGAATGGCCGTGAGAAGCTCGATGGCATTGACACATTCTCGTTAGTAACATACTAA